Proteins encoded within one genomic window of Esox lucius isolate fEsoLuc1 chromosome 12, fEsoLuc1.pri, whole genome shotgun sequence:
- the kcnq2a gene encoding potassium voltage-gated channel subfamily KQT member 2 isoform X9 yields MVHKNVNGGVCPTQAGEKKNKVGFVGLDPGAPESSRDGVQLIAGSENTKRTSILCRRRSSAVRGGRTPKKNPSYRKLQNFLYNALERPRGWAFIYHAYVFLLVFSCLILSVFATINEFKDSSETALYILEIVTIVVFGVEYIVRIWAAGCCCRYRGWRGRLKFARKPFCVIDIMVLIASVSVLAAGSQGNVFATSAIRSLRFLQILRMLRMDRRGGTWKLLGSVVYAHSKELITAWYIGFLCLILASFLVYSVEKDNNEMFETYADALWWGLITLTTIGYGDKFPKTWNGRLLAATFSMIGVAFFALPAGILGSGFALKVQEQHRQKHFEKRRQPAAGLIQNAWRFYATNLARTDLLSTWDFYEENVSLPMYRLIPPLNQLDLLRNLKAKSFSRKNSQTEASPSIDHSHKDDLLCGCFPRTYRPVTVLPMHACLLLRAACLTAECSTMHTRKRLLPS; encoded by the exons ATGgtgcataaaaatgtaaacgGTGGGGTTTGCCCAACTCAAGCCGGAGAAAAGAAGAACAAAGTCGGCTTTGTAGGATTGGACCCAGGGGCTCCTGAATCAAGCAGGGACGGGGTGCAGCTGATTGCGGGATCGGAAAACACAAAACGGACCAGTATCCTATGCAGACGGAGATCCAGCGCTGTAAGGGGTGGGAGAACGCCCAAGAAAAATCCCAGCTATAGGAAACTACAGAATTTTCTTTATAATGCACTTGAGAGACCGCGGGGATGGGCGTTTATCTACCACGCTTATGT CTTCCTGCTGGTGTTTTCTTGCCTCATCCTCTCTGTTTTTGCTACAATCAACGAGTTCAAGGACAGCTCAGAGACTGCTTTGTACATTCTG GAAATAGTGACAATTGTGGTGTTTGGTGTGGAGTACATCGTGAGGATCTGGGCTGCAGGTTGCTGCTGTCGCTACagaggatggagggggaggCTTAAATTTGCCCGCAAACCTTTCTGTGTCATTG ACATCATGGTTCTGATAGCGTCCGTGTCGGTGCTGGCTGCTGGATCACAGGGGAATGTCTTTGCCACCTCAGCCATACGCAGTCTCCGCTTCCTGCAGATCCTTCGCATGCTGCGCATGGACAGGCGTGGGGGCACGTGGAAACTGCTAGGATCAGTGGTCTATGCTCACAGCAAG GAGCTTATCACTGCTTGGTACATAGGCTTTCTCTGTCTCATCCTGGCTAGTTTCCTGGTGTACTCGGTGGAGAAAGACAACAACGAGATGTTCGAGACTTATGCTGATGCTCTGTGGTGGGGGCTG ATCACCCTGACTACCATAGGTTATGGTGATAAGTTTCCTAAGACCTGGAATGGACGTCTCCTGGCTGCAACATTCAGTATGATAGGAGTGGCTTTCTTTGCACTCCCAGCT GGTATCCTTGGGTCTGGCTTTGCCCTGAAAGTCCAGGAGCAACACAGACAGAAGCATTTTGAGAAGCGACGCCAACCTGCAGCTGGTCTGATCCAG AATGCTTGGCGATTTTATGCGACAAATCTTGCTCGGACTGATCTGCTGTCAACGTGGGATTTTTATGAGGAGAATGTTTCCCTCCCAATGTACAG ACTCATACCTCCCCTGAATCAACTGGACCTCTTGAGGAATCTGAAGGCCAAATCTTTCAGCAG GAAGAACTCACAGACAGAAGCATCCCCCAG TATTGACCATTCACACAAAGACGACTTGCTTTGTGGGTGCTTCCCGAGAACCTATAG